A genomic window from Methanobacterium sp. BRmetb2 includes:
- a CDS encoding MFS transporter, producing the protein MLESLRNNHKLTLMVISLASFMSFLDISIVNVSLPTMAKFFHVTTNDILWVILIYIIVLGSFLIVFGKLAQQKGFKKVFLTGFLIFIIGSSLSGIASQFHELIIFRLIQAFGAAMFSALTAAMVLNYLPKDKRGRNIGIMTTIGSLGLALGPLLGGFITEYLNFHWIFFINVPIGIFGIILGQAVLHETEKKPGSLDIPGVAIFFIAQSTLIFALNKGLDFGWTSIIIIGSIICSVIFWILFVYHESRTTEPLINLNYLKMKQIALANGANILSNMPFSGAIVLLPFYFEVVKGMSVGYSGLMLTIMPIAIFIVGPISGTISDKISPNRITLVGGIIGVIACLILASFNPSSSLIYITVGLLMLGASVAAFNPPNTKFILAESPSEYRGIASGLVNTTNMIGNGFGTGILGTVAAMVIYNAVGPSTSDRLTPALVSQGLHNAFIVGALAMGIALILIAMTKYKPVK; encoded by the coding sequence ATGCTTGAAAGTTTAAGAAATAATCATAAACTTACCCTAATGGTAATTTCATTGGCCAGTTTCATGTCTTTTCTTGATATATCTATTGTTAATGTTTCTTTGCCTACTATGGCTAAGTTTTTCCACGTGACGACTAACGATATTTTATGGGTTATTCTTATTTATATTATTGTTTTAGGTAGTTTTTTAATTGTTTTTGGGAAATTAGCTCAACAGAAGGGTTTTAAAAAGGTTTTCTTAACTGGTTTTCTCATTTTTATCATAGGGTCAAGTTTGAGTGGAATTGCAAGCCAATTTCATGAATTGATTATTTTTAGGTTAATCCAGGCCTTTGGTGCCGCCATGTTTTCTGCTTTAACTGCTGCTATGGTTTTAAACTATCTCCCTAAAGATAAGAGGGGCAGGAATATTGGAATTATGACCACTATAGGCTCGCTTGGTTTAGCTTTAGGCCCACTTCTAGGAGGTTTCATCACAGAATACCTCAATTTTCATTGGATATTCTTTATTAATGTCCCAATAGGGATTTTTGGTATAATACTTGGCCAGGCCGTTCTACATGAAACTGAAAAAAAACCCGGATCCCTGGACATACCGGGAGTGGCCATATTCTTTATTGCCCAAAGTACTCTCATTTTTGCCCTCAATAAGGGGCTGGACTTCGGTTGGACTTCCATCATAATAATAGGCAGTATAATCTGCTCTGTAATATTTTGGATATTATTTGTTTATCACGAATCAAGGACAACTGAACCCTTAATAAATCTGAATTATTTAAAGATGAAACAGATTGCATTGGCTAATGGTGCTAATATCCTCTCTAACATGCCCTTCTCAGGGGCTATAGTCCTTTTACCTTTTTACTTTGAAGTGGTCAAGGGGATGAGTGTAGGTTATTCTGGTTTAATGTTGACCATCATGCCTATTGCCATTTTTATTGTGGGGCCGATTTCCGGCACAATTTCTGATAAAATTTCACCTAACCGTATAACCTTGGTGGGAGGTATAATTGGAGTAATTGCCTGCCTTATCTTAGCATCATTTAATCCTTCCAGTAGTTTGATCTATATTACAGTAGGTCTGTTGATGTTAGGGGCTTCAGTGGCCGCATTCAACCCACCTAACACTAAATTCATACTGGCAGAAAGTCCATCTGAATACAGGGGAATAGCATCGGGGCTGGTTAACACCACTAATATGATTGGTAATGGTTTCGGAACAGGAATTCTTGGTACTGTGGCAGCTATGGTCATTTACAATGCAGTGGGACCCAGTACTAGTGATAGATTAACTCCTGCATTGGTTTCTCAGGGACTTCATAATGCATTCATTGTAGGGGCCTTGGCAATGGGCATTGCACTGATCCTTATAGCCATGACCAAATATAAACCAGTTAAATAA
- a CDS encoding DNA alkylation repair protein, whose amino-acid sequence MDYNDIINELERLSNPEDVEGMARFGISSQKVYGVRMPDLRQIAKKAGKDHLLAEKLWVAGYQETMILACMIEDPKIVTEEQMDDWALDFDTWAVCDQCCMNLFRKTPFAYEKVYQWSGRDEEFVKRAAFALIATLAVHDKKASDDTFEELFPLIFRESCDERNFVKKAVNWALRQIGKRNIHLNKKAIEIASKIREIDNKTAKWIAADALRELKSEKIQSRMKNQKK is encoded by the coding sequence ATGGACTACAATGATATCATAAATGAACTGGAAAGATTATCCAATCCCGAAGATGTGGAGGGGATGGCACGATTCGGAATCAGTTCCCAAAAGGTATATGGTGTAAGAATGCCTGATTTACGGCAAATAGCGAAGAAAGCAGGGAAAGATCACCTTTTGGCCGAGAAACTTTGGGTGGCAGGTTATCAGGAGACCATGATCCTGGCATGTATGATTGAAGACCCCAAAATTGTTACAGAAGAACAAATGGATGATTGGGCTCTTGACTTTGATACGTGGGCCGTTTGCGACCAGTGCTGCATGAATCTGTTTAGAAAAACTCCATTTGCTTATGAAAAGGTTTACCAGTGGAGCGGGAGGGATGAAGAATTCGTTAAAAGAGCTGCTTTCGCTTTGATTGCTACTCTGGCAGTTCATGATAAAAAAGCTTCAGATGATACATTTGAAGAGCTTTTTCCCCTCATTTTCCGTGAATCATGTGATGAGAGAAATTTTGTAAAAAAAGCAGTGAATTGGGCTTTAAGACAGATCGGGAAAAGAAATATTCACCTCAATAAGAAGGCTATTGAAATTGCCAGTAAAATTCGGGAAATTGATAATAAAACAGCCAAATGGATTGCAGCTGATGCATTAAGGGAATTAAAAAGTGAAAAGATTCAAAGTAGAATGAAAAATCAAAAGAAATAA